The Metabacillus litoralis genome contains a region encoding:
- a CDS encoding alpha/beta fold hydrolase, with product MKQDILLRNNVQIEGCGKRTIIFAPGFNCDQTVWNSVANAFKQEYRVILFDYVGLGKSDIQSYDYKRYGTLSGYVQDLLEVCAALDLKKAIFIGHSVSSMIGMLASIAHSNYFSHLIMIGPSPYYLDDPPSYYGGFQKEDLLGLIDMMEKNYIGWANMFASLVMNSQDQPSITKELEDRFCSTDPLIARQFAEAAFFADNRGDLSKVTVPSLIMQCSNDIIAPTEVGEYLKVHLPYSQYKKLKATGHCPHMSHPEETIEVIQEYLRATVKQ from the coding sequence ATGAAGCAAGATATCTTGTTGCGAAACAATGTTCAAATCGAAGGATGCGGAAAAAGGACAATCATATTTGCACCTGGTTTTAATTGTGATCAAACGGTTTGGAATTCAGTTGCTAATGCATTTAAACAGGAGTATCGTGTTATTCTTTTTGATTATGTCGGTCTAGGAAAATCTGATATTCAATCATACGATTATAAAAGATATGGTACATTATCAGGGTATGTTCAGGATTTATTGGAGGTTTGTGCTGCATTAGACTTAAAAAAGGCAATATTTATTGGACATTCAGTTAGCAGTATGATCGGAATGCTAGCGTCAATTGCCCATTCAAATTATTTTTCTCATTTAATTATGATTGGACCCTCCCCATATTATCTGGACGATCCTCCTTCTTACTATGGAGGCTTTCAAAAAGAGGATCTTTTAGGGTTAATTGATATGATGGAAAAGAATTATATCGGTTGGGCAAATATGTTTGCATCACTTGTTATGAATAGCCAAGATCAGCCCTCTATAACAAAGGAACTTGAAGATCGATTTTGCTCTACCGATCCCCTCATTGCTCGTCAATTTGCTGAAGCAGCTTTTTTTGCAGATAATCGTGGGGATTTATCAAAAGTAACTGTTCCTTCTCTCATTATGCAATGCTCTAACGATATTATTGCTCCTACAGAAGTAGGAGAATACCTTAAAGTTCATTTGCCTTATAGTCAATATAAAAAGCTAAAAGCAACAGGACATTGTCCGCATATGAGTCACCCTGAGGAAACAATTGAAGTTATTCAAGAATACCTAAGAGCAACTGTTAAACAATAA
- a CDS encoding MFS transporter, with amino-acid sequence MNSQGRVCLSVGWITLFLMGTDLFVVSPLLPFISEAYHVSSAMTGWMITVFAVTYAIVAPFFGWASDKNGRGIFITFGLLLFSFSNILTAFSPSFTWLIISRILAGLSVAAITPLIYAIIGDLAPSSRRGTWLSIVVSGHLTALWAGAPVGTLLEHFLGWRSVFVVMAIIGTILAVVNFKTWKYVPKSDVTRNLLEGNLLRILGSVSVTTIWAISMYALYVYLGAALYSENGFSSSEIALAVTFYGIGAVLGSLISGKFTDRFGAGKISRATLIILTVLFVCLGIFFSYGYWIYFFLFLWALVGYAGFTSYQARLAVEYPKERGIVMAWNNTALYIGITIGSMIGGYVISNWGYLFLPYICSVAAIISFVLSNQNVQETKKESALQAD; translated from the coding sequence ATGAACTCGCAAGGGAGAGTATGTTTAAGTGTTGGCTGGATCACTTTGTTTCTCATGGGTACTGATTTATTTGTAGTATCTCCGTTACTACCGTTCATTTCGGAAGCATATCATGTTAGTTCAGCGATGACAGGATGGATGATAACTGTTTTTGCTGTAACATATGCTATTGTAGCACCTTTTTTTGGTTGGGCTTCAGATAAAAATGGAAGAGGAATTTTTATTACGTTTGGGTTATTGTTATTTTCCTTCTCTAATATCTTAACCGCTTTTTCACCTTCTTTCACCTGGTTAATCATTAGTCGCATTTTAGCTGGTTTGTCGGTTGCTGCAATTACTCCTCTAATTTACGCCATTATCGGGGATCTTGCACCATCAAGTCGGAGGGGAACTTGGCTTTCAATTGTTGTTTCAGGACATCTAACAGCTCTTTGGGCAGGAGCACCAGTCGGTACGTTACTAGAGCATTTTCTTGGTTGGCGTTCAGTATTTGTTGTAATGGCTATTATAGGGACTATTTTAGCGGTAGTAAATTTCAAAACATGGAAATATGTCCCTAAAAGTGATGTGACAAGAAATTTACTAGAAGGAAATCTACTAAGAATACTTGGTTCGGTAAGTGTAACCACCATTTGGGCGATTTCAATGTATGCTCTATATGTTTACTTAGGAGCAGCTCTTTATTCTGAAAATGGATTCTCATCATCAGAAATCGCATTAGCTGTTACTTTTTATGGGATTGGTGCTGTTTTAGGAAGTCTTATAAGTGGAAAGTTTACAGATAGGTTTGGTGCAGGGAAGATTTCGAGAGCTACACTAATTATTTTAACTGTACTATTCGTTTGTTTAGGAATATTCTTCTCATATGGCTATTGGATTTATTTCTTTTTGTTCCTATGGGCTTTAGTTGGGTATGCAGGATTTACATCATACCAAGCACGATTAGCAGTCGAATATCCAAAGGAACGAGGTATCGTTATGGCGTGGAATAATACAGCTCTGTATATTGGTATCACCATTGGTTCAATGATTGGTGGTTATGTCATATCTAATTGGGGTTATCTATTCCTTCCATATATTTGTAGCGTTGCAGCCATTATTAGTTTTGTTCTTAGTAACCAAAATGTCCAAGAAACAAAAAAAGAATCAGCTTTACAGGCTGATTGA
- a CDS encoding SpoIIE family protein phosphatase, translated as MDEQLNHAPGGFLTLSEDGIIISSNQTLLEELNYSLPQLIGQHINKIFTKSAQLFYQLYFVPLIKVNKKVDEMYLSLESKNKKEIPVLLNAQAKVRQNETVIECVLIPIRKREELENALLVAKKEAEAALMAKNKAVSDLEIALRSLEEKQAELLKVNELNQKYNIETKKELELARKIQETTLTDSISNEYIHIEAFYKASHELSGDIYGIYQIDKHRYGIIILDVMGHGISSSLITMSVQSLFQRLISREGNPEIVIKELDHHLHSLFQNNEEAWHYCTVIYLLIDTKEKKIDFINAGHPPAFLQSSKGIQELNSSSPPIGTFEGVQFKTTTIPYLRGSRLLLYTDGVTDPFGFNHLKPLLQDNKTKPMHDLKEMIIQSMNNTELAYHQSDDKCFLLIDLH; from the coding sequence ATGGATGAACAGTTGAACCATGCTCCAGGTGGATTTCTAACGTTATCTGAAGATGGAATTATTATATCTAGTAACCAAACATTACTAGAAGAACTAAATTACAGCTTACCGCAACTAATTGGTCAACATATTAATAAAATTTTCACCAAATCTGCTCAACTTTTTTATCAACTTTATTTTGTTCCACTTATTAAAGTAAATAAGAAAGTAGATGAGATGTATCTTTCGTTAGAATCAAAGAATAAAAAAGAAATACCTGTTCTTTTAAATGCACAGGCCAAGGTAAGGCAAAACGAAACTGTTATTGAATGTGTCCTAATTCCAATCCGGAAACGCGAGGAACTCGAAAATGCTCTGCTTGTAGCAAAGAAAGAGGCTGAAGCAGCCTTAATGGCAAAAAACAAGGCTGTTTCCGATTTAGAGATTGCTTTGAGATCCTTGGAAGAAAAGCAAGCAGAATTACTCAAAGTAAATGAGCTAAACCAAAAGTACAACATAGAAACAAAAAAGGAATTAGAGCTTGCCAGAAAAATACAAGAGACAACACTAACGGATTCTATCAGTAATGAATATATACATATCGAAGCATTCTATAAAGCATCTCATGAACTTTCAGGGGATATCTATGGGATTTATCAAATTGACAAGCATCGTTATGGGATCATCATACTGGATGTAATGGGCCACGGTATTTCTTCATCATTAATTACCATGTCTGTTCAATCATTATTTCAACGATTAATTTCAAGAGAAGGGAATCCTGAGATCGTCATTAAAGAATTGGATCACCATCTGCATAGTCTTTTTCAAAATAATGAAGAGGCTTGGCATTACTGCACAGTTATTTATTTACTAATAGATACAAAGGAAAAGAAGATTGACTTTATTAATGCTGGACACCCACCTGCCTTCTTACAGAGTTCTAAGGGAATACAGGAGCTTAATTCTTCTTCACCTCCAATCGGAACATTTGAAGGGGTACAATTTAAAACAACAACAATTCCTTATCTAAGAGGGAGTAGGCTTCTTCTATATACCGATGGAGTGACAGATCCTTTTGGCTTTAATCATTTAAAGCCCTTGCTACAAGATAATAAAACAAAGCCAATGCATGATCTTAAAGAGATGATCATCCAATCAATGAATAACACTGAATTGGCTTATCATCAAAGTGATGATAAGTGTTTTTTGTTGATTGATTTGCATTAA
- a CDS encoding TetR/AcrR family transcriptional regulator, whose amino-acid sequence MSTTKKEDPRTTRTKEMLKKAVLSLLKEEGSISSINVQKVAAKAGLNRTTFYLHYQDIQDLLITITDEIVNELSDKIVALIHAEDLTEKQQLTQLLDYLYVHRNDLLNLFNMNKFEEQLFSLLKKLVETRRKRTMKDLPEDYVSVDIKTASLVGIIMWWIRKGLHHSSDYIADQIYLMYRVQ is encoded by the coding sequence ATGTCTACTACAAAAAAAGAAGATCCTCGTACAACTCGTACAAAGGAAATGTTGAAAAAAGCTGTTCTATCTCTATTAAAGGAAGAAGGATCTATTTCAAGTATTAATGTACAAAAGGTTGCAGCAAAAGCTGGTTTGAATCGGACAACTTTTTACTTGCATTACCAAGATATACAGGATTTATTGATTACAATTACTGATGAGATAGTAAATGAGCTTTCCGATAAAATTGTTGCTTTAATTCATGCAGAGGACTTAACGGAAAAACAACAGCTTACACAATTACTCGATTATTTATATGTACATAGAAATGATCTACTTAATTTGTTCAATATGAATAAGTTTGAAGAGCAATTGTTTTCACTACTAAAAAAATTAGTGGAAACAAGGAGGAAGAGGACAATGAAGGATCTGCCAGAGGATTATGTTTCTGTTGATATTAAGACAGCCTCATTGGTAGGGATTATTATGTGGTGGATAAGAAAGGGTCTTCATCATAGTTCAGACTATATAGCAGATCAAATCTATTTGATGTATAGGGTACAATAA
- a CDS encoding NAD(P)/FAD-dependent oxidoreductase: MEIAIMGAGLSGLACAITLERNGITPTIFEKRSKVGDRFVNGEVLLSIFTRPVHDCIASLSEEYGIYLKPTSNIQKMELYSKYEKAIIEGHLGFTNIRGREQDSFESQLEQQTKSAIYFNSEETYEQLLSKYSHVVIATGDGAYAKKTRNFREDLTVSIKGATIEGSFDRYTVMAWIDYDLAPYGYCFLIPFSENEASISIAIPDLPVNANVNINNLWDFFYEKVRSKFKQALPITDQFQVTRYPIGICRSGRVGNTFYIGNCYGTMMPFMGFGQYASILSGIYAAYDLCGFGKYEELMKPFRKSYEDSLVLRRAMEQLSNNGLDRIIHSLGGYWGEKLFHTKTINPLKVASYLLRPYIKIKKGGIS; the protein is encoded by the coding sequence ATGGAAATTGCTATCATGGGCGCCGGCCTCTCCGGTTTAGCGTGTGCCATTACTCTTGAAAGAAATGGTATAACTCCAACGATCTTTGAAAAACGAAGTAAAGTAGGGGATCGTTTTGTTAACGGAGAGGTACTGCTGTCAATTTTCACAAGACCAGTTCATGATTGTATTGCATCATTATCAGAAGAGTATGGAATTTATCTTAAACCTACTTCAAATATTCAGAAAATGGAGCTTTATTCAAAATATGAAAAGGCGATCATAGAGGGACATTTAGGTTTCACAAATATTCGTGGCAGGGAACAGGATTCATTTGAATCTCAGCTAGAACAACAAACCAAATCAGCCATTTATTTTAATTCCGAGGAAACATATGAACAATTACTTAGTAAATATTCACATGTAGTTATAGCAACTGGAGACGGAGCTTATGCAAAGAAGACACGAAATTTCAGAGAAGATTTAACTGTATCTATAAAAGGCGCCACAATTGAAGGTAGTTTTGACCGCTATACTGTCATGGCTTGGATTGATTACGACCTAGCTCCTTATGGGTACTGCTTTCTTATTCCATTTTCAGAGAATGAAGCATCTATCTCTATTGCGATCCCAGATTTGCCCGTAAATGCGAATGTAAACATCAATAATCTTTGGGATTTTTTTTACGAAAAAGTACGTTCTAAGTTTAAACAGGCATTACCTATAACCGATCAGTTTCAAGTTACTCGATATCCAATAGGGATTTGCAGGTCAGGGCGGGTAGGAAATACTTTTTACATTGGAAATTGCTACGGAACCATGATGCCTTTTATGGGCTTTGGACAGTATGCATCTATATTAAGTGGAATTTATGCCGCCTATGATTTGTGCGGTTTCGGAAAATATGAGGAGTTAATGAAACCATTTCGAAAGAGCTATGAAGATTCTCTAGTTTTAAGAAGAGCAATGGAACAATTATCGAATAATGGATTGGATCGAATCATTCACTCACTAGGAGGTTACTGGGGAGAAAAGTTGTTCCACACGAAAACGATTAACCCGCTTAAAGTCGCAAGCTATTTACTTCGACCCTATATAAAAATAAAAAAAGGAGGGATCTCATAA
- a CDS encoding DMT family transporter — translation MKRGMLLGFIGVVCFSLTLPATSIALPYFGEVIVGLGRTVIAAIIVGTIFIIKKQLLPNKRQFKSLLIVTVGAVLAFPLLTTFAMKSLPVSHGAIELALLPLATAGFAMWRGGERPSKRYWIASTIGAITVTIYALYLGLGQLQTGDIALILAVFLLGLSYAEGGKLSKELGSWQVIAWAIVIGAPFFIIPVSFSISVNMLEAPIEAWISLFYLGVVSQFLAYVAWYGGMSLGGISRVGQIQYLQPFLMIGFSVLFLGESITWLTIGLAIIVVICVIIGKNAPVIKKEFHLENNASSS, via the coding sequence ATGAAAAGAGGCATGTTATTGGGCTTTATTGGCGTAGTTTGTTTTAGTCTTACATTACCAGCTACAAGCATTGCCCTACCTTATTTTGGTGAGGTGATTGTTGGATTAGGTAGAACAGTTATTGCAGCTATTATTGTAGGGACTATCTTTATTATAAAAAAGCAATTGTTACCTAATAAAAGACAGTTCAAAAGTTTGCTTATTGTTACTGTTGGAGCCGTACTTGCCTTTCCATTATTAACTACATTTGCAATGAAATCACTCCCTGTATCACATGGTGCAATTGAATTGGCTTTATTACCGCTTGCGACAGCTGGCTTTGCGATGTGGCGTGGGGGTGAGCGACCTTCAAAACGCTATTGGATCGCCAGTACAATTGGTGCGATAACTGTCACTATATATGCTCTCTATTTAGGATTAGGGCAATTGCAAACAGGGGATATTGCATTAATTCTGGCTGTATTTTTACTTGGATTAAGTTATGCAGAGGGTGGAAAATTATCAAAAGAGCTTGGTAGTTGGCAAGTGATTGCTTGGGCTATAGTAATTGGTGCCCCGTTTTTTATTATTCCTGTCAGCTTCAGTATTTCAGTTAATATGTTAGAAGCGCCAATCGAAGCTTGGATCAGTTTGTTTTATTTAGGTGTTGTAAGCCAGTTTTTAGCATATGTTGCATGGTATGGTGGGATGTCTTTAGGAGGCATTTCAAGAGTAGGGCAGATTCAATACTTACAACCCTTTTTAATGATAGGATTTTCTGTATTATTCTTAGGAGAATCGATAACTTGGCTAACGATTGGTTTAGCTATTATAGTTGTGATATGCGTAATAATCGGGAAAAACGCACCAGTGATAAAGAAGGAGTTCCATCTTGAAAATAATGCTTCTTCATCATAG
- a CDS encoding GNAT family N-acetyltransferase: protein MEITPVVLEGDRVKIQPMEDDHVQELFDAGNHPDIWAYMPMKVQSIEDMKCLVNGALLAREQGSEFPFVIYDKESGKIVGSTRFLNISIANRNLEIGWTWLSPTVWRTRVNTECKYLLLKHCFETHETIRVQLKTDSRNVRSQQAMERLGAVKEGVLRNHVVMPDGYLRDSVFYSIIDQEWVLVKEKLESMLR, encoded by the coding sequence ATGGAGATAACACCAGTAGTATTAGAAGGAGATAGAGTAAAGATACAACCTATGGAAGATGATCACGTACAGGAATTATTTGATGCGGGAAATCATCCAGATATATGGGCATACATGCCAATGAAGGTTCAATCGATTGAAGATATGAAGTGCCTTGTGAATGGAGCACTTCTAGCAAGAGAGCAAGGAAGCGAATTTCCTTTTGTTATCTACGATAAGGAATCGGGGAAAATAGTGGGAAGCACTCGTTTTCTTAATATATCCATCGCAAACCGTAACTTGGAAATTGGTTGGACATGGCTGTCTCCAACTGTTTGGAGAACTAGAGTAAATACAGAATGTAAGTATCTTCTTTTGAAACACTGCTTTGAGACACATGAGACGATTCGTGTTCAGTTAAAAACAGATAGTCGTAATGTGCGGTCTCAGCAGGCAATGGAACGGCTGGGTGCGGTAAAAGAAGGAGTGCTTCGGAATCATGTAGTTATGCCTGACGGTTATCTAAGAGACTCTGTTTTTTACAGTATTATCGATCAAGAATGGGTGCTAGTGAAGGAGAAATTGGAGAGTATGCTACGGTAG
- a CDS encoding aminotransferase-like domain-containing protein, giving the protein MTTKYIGILEWVKQQIKDEKLKTGDKLPSIRLLAEQFQCSKNTVVKALLELEKQHIVYAKPKSGYYVVDNYQTTTNHEIEIDFLSAGPDKRTMPYKDFQHCINQAIDHYKEQLFTYSDQQGLLSLRLELVKYLQHLQVFTKHDRLVITSGSQQALHILSIMPFPNGKKNVLIEQPSYFGMIDSLQLNQITTLGIELTMEGIDFERLENFFRTNDIKFFYIIPRFHNPLGHHYTNEEKKKIVALAEKYDLYIVEDDFLAELDMDSKADPLFAYEPNGRVIYVKSFSKVFLPGLRIATVVLPEKMIPSFIHNKFSTDFHTSPLSQGALEIYLKNGMFQYHVESVKILYIKKMKTLLEACSLYLPNYVQFTKPKSGFYLTIFLPSHINIDKLIYLLHEKHIYVDNASRMYLAENQKKAIRLSISQVNEQKINLGIQLLAETIIDLYEKNKYNPLSFNSYH; this is encoded by the coding sequence GTGACAACAAAATATATTGGCATTTTAGAATGGGTGAAACAACAAATCAAGGATGAGAAGTTAAAGACAGGAGATAAACTACCATCGATTCGACTGCTAGCTGAACAATTTCAATGTAGTAAAAATACCGTTGTTAAGGCATTACTTGAATTGGAAAAACAGCATATTGTCTATGCTAAACCGAAAAGTGGCTATTACGTAGTGGACAATTATCAAACAACTACTAACCATGAAATTGAAATTGATTTTTTATCTGCTGGTCCAGATAAACGAACCATGCCGTATAAAGACTTTCAGCATTGTATCAATCAGGCGATTGACCATTATAAAGAACAATTATTTACTTATAGTGATCAACAGGGACTTCTTTCTTTACGGCTAGAGCTTGTGAAATATTTACAACATTTACAGGTGTTCACGAAACATGATCGACTTGTCATTACTTCTGGATCACAACAAGCCCTTCATATTCTGTCCATTATGCCGTTTCCTAATGGGAAAAAGAATGTATTAATTGAGCAACCTTCATACTTTGGTATGATAGATTCCTTACAGTTAAATCAAATTACAACGTTAGGGATTGAATTAACAATGGAAGGGATTGATTTTGAAAGACTTGAGAATTTTTTTCGAACCAATGATATTAAATTCTTTTACATCATTCCAAGATTCCACAACCCACTGGGACATCATTACACAAATGAGGAAAAGAAAAAAATTGTTGCTCTTGCAGAAAAATACGATTTATACATTGTAGAGGATGATTTTTTAGCAGAATTAGACATGGATTCAAAAGCAGACCCTTTGTTTGCGTACGAACCCAACGGAAGAGTTATTTATGTTAAGAGCTTTTCGAAGGTATTTTTGCCCGGACTACGTATTGCTACAGTTGTACTCCCTGAAAAAATGATCCCTTCATTCATTCATAATAAATTTAGTACAGATTTCCATACATCTCCACTTTCACAAGGGGCATTAGAAATCTATTTAAAAAACGGTATGTTTCAATATCATGTAGAAAGCGTAAAAATATTGTACATAAAAAAAATGAAAACATTATTAGAAGCCTGTTCATTGTATTTACCTAACTATGTACAATTTACAAAACCAAAAAGTGGCTTTTATCTCACAATCTTTTTGCCTTCCCATATAAATATCGACAAATTGATTTACCTCCTACATGAAAAACATATATACGTAGACAACGCTTCAAGAATGTACTTAGCCGAAAACCAAAAGAAAGCAATTCGACTAAGCATTTCACAAGTAAATGAACAAAAAATCAATCTCGGTATTCAACTATTAGCAGAAACTATAATTGATCTGTATGAAAAAAATAAATATAATCCACTCTCATTTAATTCCTATCATTAA
- a CDS encoding DHA2 family efflux MFS transporter permease subunit yields MQKEISERNKKILLTVLIAGCFLSTLNQTLLNVAMSSLMDIFKVTPATVQWLSTGFMLVNGVLVPITAFLMKRFSTRQLFISSMFFLFIGSVLCASALDFSILLTGRLIQAIGAGIIVPLLMTVILYLYPSEKRGSVMGIIGFAMIFAPAIAPTLSGFIVEYVSWRWLFIGLIPFVLIVIALAYKYLMNVSETIKAKLDTTSVILSTIGFGCILFGFSSAGSKGWDSPIVLSTIIVGMIFTTIFCLRQLKSNDPLLNLSVFKYKIFTLTSIINVLVTLIMYADLILLPIYLQDGRGFTAFEAGLLLLPGAVINAFLSPVTGKMFDKYGAKPLFITGLIFIIISMWGVTELKESTTYMYLMIRTCILRIGLSFITMPLNTAGLNALPRELGSHGSALNNTVRQLAGAVGTAVVVTIYTIQSTSHATVLYTENANITATQASKLASIYGSSDAYVFMLVLSFIALIISFFTPRKAKKSNLSKERDLKIVKKTV; encoded by the coding sequence ATGCAGAAGGAAATATCGGAGAGGAATAAAAAAATCTTATTAACTGTACTTATTGCTGGTTGTTTTTTATCTACGCTAAATCAGACATTATTAAATGTAGCAATGAGTAGTTTAATGGACATATTCAAGGTAACACCTGCAACTGTACAGTGGTTATCAACAGGTTTTATGTTAGTTAACGGTGTGTTAGTTCCTATTACAGCCTTTTTAATGAAAAGATTTTCAACAAGACAGCTTTTTATTAGCTCAATGTTCTTTTTATTCATAGGATCAGTGCTATGTGCAAGTGCTTTGGATTTTAGCATACTTTTAACTGGAAGATTAATTCAAGCTATTGGTGCAGGTATTATTGTCCCTTTATTAATGACAGTTATTTTATATTTATATCCAAGTGAAAAACGCGGAAGTGTTATGGGGATAATTGGGTTTGCGATGATTTTCGCACCAGCTATTGCTCCAACTTTATCTGGGTTTATCGTTGAATATGTTTCATGGAGATGGCTGTTTATCGGATTAATCCCATTTGTTTTAATCGTCATTGCACTAGCCTATAAATATTTAATGAATGTTTCAGAAACAATAAAAGCAAAATTGGACACTACAAGTGTGATTCTATCTACTATTGGTTTTGGTTGTATTCTCTTTGGATTTAGTAGTGCTGGTAGTAAGGGATGGGATAGTCCTATTGTTCTATCAACAATTATTGTTGGGATGATCTTTACGACGATATTTTGTTTGCGTCAGTTAAAATCCAATGACCCTTTATTAAATTTATCTGTATTTAAATATAAAATATTTACTCTCACTTCGATAATCAATGTACTAGTTACATTGATTATGTACGCAGATTTAATACTTTTACCGATTTATTTGCAAGATGGCCGGGGCTTTACCGCCTTTGAAGCTGGGCTACTTTTACTTCCAGGAGCTGTAATAAATGCCTTCTTATCCCCTGTTACAGGGAAAATGTTTGATAAATACGGTGCCAAGCCACTCTTTATTACAGGTTTAATCTTTATCATTATCTCCATGTGGGGAGTGACCGAATTAAAAGAATCTACTACCTACATGTATTTAATGATTCGCACTTGTATTCTAAGAATTGGATTGAGTTTCATTACTATGCCACTAAATACAGCTGGGTTGAACGCTCTTCCTCGCGAATTAGGTTCACACGGTTCAGCATTAAATAATACAGTCCGTCAATTAGCAGGTGCCGTTGGTACAGCCGTTGTCGTTACAATATATACAATTCAATCAACTTCACATGCAACTGTTTTATATACGGAAAATGCAAATATTACAGCTACACAAGCGTCTAAATTAGCATCTATATATGGATCGAGTGATGCCTATGTATTTATGTTAGTTCTGTCTTTTATCGCCTTAATCATCTCATTCTTTACACCTAGAAAGGCTAAGAAAAGTAACTTGTCTAAAGAAAGAGACCTAAAAATAGTTAAGAAAACAGTGTGA
- a CDS encoding DUF3231 family protein, translating into MRSPKSISLTSSELGYLWTGYSINEMSKWYLTLFREQSQDEKIKDLYTYALKNTNEILIEREKLLSKEGYPIPIGFSESDIHVSSPILFSDRFLLYYLHIGSRLGLEFHSRSLASATRVDIRKYHTNCLNSTTQLNERVMDILLDKGFYWRTPTLPAPTYPEYIQKNDYLNGWHGDNRPINSMELANLYLNMDLLMIIEALCIGFAQTSDSDEIAELLLRGVKIAKKQYHALAELLEKDELPIPPGFSAEITNSKKRVLSDRIMVTHFAGLLGSLLSQYGFSLGAVMKHDLVATYSTLIVKAGAVSEKVTRLLIEKEWLEKVPGAIGHNN; encoded by the coding sequence ATGAGAAGCCCAAAGTCAATTTCCCTAACATCTTCTGAACTTGGCTATCTATGGACCGGCTATTCTATCAATGAAATGTCAAAGTGGTATCTAACATTATTTCGTGAGCAATCACAGGATGAAAAAATTAAGGATTTATATACATATGCGTTAAAGAATACAAATGAAATTCTTATTGAACGGGAAAAATTACTTAGTAAGGAGGGATATCCAATCCCAATTGGCTTTTCGGAATCGGATATTCATGTAAGCTCTCCCATTTTGTTTTCAGATCGATTTTTGTTGTACTATCTGCATATTGGGTCCCGTCTAGGTCTTGAATTCCACTCTAGATCGTTAGCTTCAGCCACGAGAGTAGATATACGCAAATATCATACTAATTGTTTAAATTCTACTACCCAATTAAATGAGAGAGTGATGGATATTCTACTAGATAAAGGGTTCTATTGGAGAACACCGACATTACCCGCACCGACATATCCGGAGTATATTCAAAAAAATGATTATTTAAATGGATGGCATGGAGATAATCGTCCAATTAATAGTATGGAGCTTGCTAACCTCTATCTAAACATGGATCTTCTAATGATTATAGAAGCACTGTGTATAGGTTTTGCCCAAACTTCTGACTCTGATGAAATAGCTGAATTACTTCTAAGAGGGGTTAAGATAGCAAAAAAACAATATCATGCATTGGCTGAATTGTTAGAGAAAGACGAATTACCAATTCCGCCAGGTTTTTCAGCAGAAATAACCAATTCAAAGAAAAGAGTATTATCCGACCGAATCATGGTGACGCATTTTGCTGGTTTACTTGGTTCATTATTGTCCCAATATGGCTTTTCTCTAGGTGCTGTAATGAAACATGATTTAGTTGCAACCTATTCAACTCTAATTGTTAAAGCTGGCGCTGTTTCGGAGAAGGTTACTCGACTCCTTATTGAAAAAGAATGGTTGGAAAAGGTGCCAGGAGCAATAGGCCATAATAATTGA